A region from the Spirochaetae bacterium HGW-Spirochaetae-1 genome encodes:
- the recD gene encoding exodeoxyribonuclease V subunit alpha: MEQAYLPALAGSSAFDDIDRHLALFMARHSEKHADLAGLTAALLSRELSRGHVCMELREFAGRAVDDDDPVLSSMVLPDAALWEACLAESGAAAGDDGFFPLVVERGRVYLHRYWTYEKIIAGELLGRVGAADITTGAGDDDLPARLFPDDGEGNLQFEAARMALAGKLCVISGGPGTGKTTTVAKILFLMLCEDPAMSIALAAPTGKAAARMAEAVDKARSVIENLISSGGTAGRGDMSRVLEAFSLIEGTTLHRLLGSRPGSIHFRHGRENPLHHDAVIIDEASMIDSALMAKFLQALKPGARLILLGDRDQLSSVEAGAVLADICGSALEREGLLKNNVIQLSRSWRFEKKAGIGRLSSAVRSGVTGKGLMNIFQEYGPREGIAFYDLPGERAMRGAIMKPVLENYGRYINEHDAMTALSMLNSYRILTPVKSGPWGVDGLNRLVESILEEAGLITRDGAFYINRPVMVRENDYSMGLFNGDMGIVREDESGRRRVYFPSTVPGQARIVMPSLLPAHETVYAMTVHKSQGSEFDRVLFVVPGKNYPIITRELIYTALTRARNLMEVMADREILSLGVSRRVSRASGLADRLV, translated from the coding sequence ATGGAACAGGCATATTTACCGGCCCTTGCGGGCTCTTCGGCCTTCGATGATATTGACCGGCACCTGGCCCTTTTTATGGCGCGCCACTCTGAAAAACACGCGGACCTGGCGGGTCTGACGGCAGCGCTTCTGAGCAGGGAACTGTCCCGCGGACACGTGTGCATGGAACTCCGGGAGTTTGCCGGAAGGGCTGTTGATGACGATGATCCGGTCCTCTCCTCCATGGTGCTTCCCGATGCCGCCTTATGGGAGGCATGCCTGGCGGAGTCCGGCGCTGCCGCAGGCGATGACGGGTTTTTCCCCCTCGTGGTGGAGCGCGGCAGGGTGTACCTGCACCGCTACTGGACCTACGAAAAGATCATTGCCGGGGAGCTCCTCGGCCGTGTTGGAGCCGCAGATATAACAACGGGAGCCGGGGATGATGATCTTCCCGCCAGGCTCTTTCCCGATGACGGGGAGGGGAACCTTCAGTTCGAAGCAGCACGCATGGCCCTGGCGGGAAAGCTCTGTGTTATCTCCGGCGGTCCCGGAACGGGTAAGACTACTACCGTGGCGAAGATACTTTTTCTCATGCTTTGTGAAGATCCGGCGATGTCCATAGCTCTGGCGGCACCCACGGGCAAGGCGGCCGCACGCATGGCCGAGGCTGTTGATAAGGCGCGGTCGGTTATTGAAAATTTAATTTCCAGCGGCGGTACGGCGGGCAGAGGAGACATGTCCCGGGTACTGGAGGCATTTTCTTTAATTGAAGGAACCACGCTGCACCGTCTTCTTGGTTCGCGTCCCGGATCAATACATTTTCGTCACGGCAGGGAGAATCCCCTGCATCACGATGCCGTTATCATAGATGAGGCGTCCATGATCGATTCGGCCCTCATGGCAAAATTTCTCCAGGCACTGAAACCCGGTGCACGACTCATTCTTCTTGGAGACAGGGATCAGCTATCCTCCGTGGAAGCCGGTGCAGTGCTGGCCGACATCTGCGGCAGTGCCCTTGAACGCGAGGGGCTGCTGAAAAATAATGTAATACAGCTTTCCAGGAGCTGGCGTTTCGAGAAAAAAGCGGGGATTGGCAGGCTCAGCAGCGCCGTTCGTTCGGGCGTGACCGGTAAGGGGCTCATGAACATATTCCAGGAGTACGGGCCCCGTGAGGGAATCGCCTTCTACGATCTGCCTGGTGAAAGGGCCATGCGCGGGGCAATAATGAAACCGGTGCTGGAAAATTACGGCCGGTATATCAATGAACACGATGCCATGACCGCCCTTTCAATGCTGAACAGTTACCGCATACTCACACCGGTCAAAAGCGGTCCATGGGGGGTAGACGGACTGAACAGGCTTGTGGAGTCAATCCTGGAAGAGGCCGGACTCATCACCAGGGATGGCGCTTTTTACATCAACCGGCCGGTCATGGTTCGGGAAAATGACTACTCCATGGGCCTTTTTAACGGAGATATGGGGATTGTGCGCGAGGATGAATCGGGGCGGCGCAGGGTCTATTTTCCCTCCACGGTTCCCGGCCAGGCCAGGATTGTCATGCCTTCTTTGCTGCCGGCCCATGAAACGGTTTATGCCATGACGGTTCACAAAAGCCAGGGATCGGAGTTTGACCGGGTTCTCTTTGTCGTCCCCGGCAAAAATTATCCCATCATTACCCGGGAGCTCATCTATACGGCACTCACAAGGGCGCGAAATCTCATGGAGGTAATGGCTGACCGGGAAATCCTGTCTCTGGGAGTTTCCCGAAGAGTGTCCCGCGCATCAGGCCTTGCCGATCGCCTCGTCTAA
- the recB gene encoding exodeoxyribonuclease V subunit beta, giving the protein MTRRIPFDPHAVSLRGTALVEASAGTGKTYSIAVLFLRFIVEMKIPLEKILVVTYTRAATAELKGRIRHFLRAAVEIWEGRPVCERGTEDDIGKIVDRSLESPDREERFGLLKQAVICFDEAAIFTIHGFCQRVLGDYAFETGSLYTVEMITDQGEIVREIVEDYYRNMIVPAPAPVAAYLRSRKFTVDMLMAFIGVAINHQLVELRYPRDAVQENALLAWNSVKNEWKTSAEDIKNILMTSPDLNRNIKNGFKHQSLETLFRQVNFCMDHDDADYGVFSKFAASNMAEQTKAKKTTPEHPFFDLCQNLVDAMESNMHRLKGELFRFVRDELPLRKERNNVQYFDDLLVRLYDALKSEGQGEMLVRALRGKYRAALIDEFQDTDALQYFIFNGIFNHGDGILFLIGDPKQSIYGFRGADVFSYIEASGKIAKKHTLKINWRSEAPLVQAFNELFARENPFVFQGIGYEDVEAAGRADESPLLVNGERRPPLVIWNYPSEQPLSKGAAQPMIIERVVAEIQHLLSGGAVLGGSRVRPGHIAILVQKWYEARDLKLALDAAGIPAIMSGVAGVFASGEARDLMLVLRAVAEPSNDSSMRGALVTNLMGYDPPYLENFNRDDVLREEWLQRFREYHRLWEKKGFIYMISSLFFDNGIKTGLMAATDGERRLTNLFHLVELLHRQSLHGVTGMHDLVKWFMERIGDEKTRSEEYEQRLESDENAVRIVTVHRSKGLQYPIVFCPFLWDTADLRDESAFTYHDGTKEYLAVGIDDAAAVEAAGRESLGEKLRLFYVAVTRAQHRCYLAWGNFNKTGGSAAWYLLNDMEERLGHSKVISIEEAPLMGASRYERSLPDTEYACRSFSGAITRRWKISSFSALAGGHSYAGVEDRDGLAGETTEKAQGAAVFRDRTAVLPGGARTGTALHRIFELIDFTAPDLETVIPAVLAEYDLSGKNGSAVELAGDMVKRVLAVRLGEDDSFTLSMVPWEDRLTELEFFFPIGHLSPDSLQCIDADIRIGEVEGFLHGFIDCIFRVGERYYIIDWKSNYLGDSPEDYGEEKLREAMKKHRYDLQYHIYTVALHRYLSLTLGDYSYENNFGGVYYIFLRGADPGTRYGIFYDRPGREKVEKIMTMMAG; this is encoded by the coding sequence ATGACTAGGCGGATTCCCTTCGATCCCCATGCCGTTTCGCTCCGGGGCACCGCCCTGGTAGAGGCCAGCGCCGGAACGGGCAAAACCTACAGTATTGCCGTTCTCTTCCTGCGGTTTATCGTGGAGATGAAAATCCCCCTGGAAAAAATACTTGTGGTGACCTACACCAGGGCAGCCACGGCGGAACTCAAGGGGAGGATTCGTCATTTTCTCCGGGCCGCCGTGGAAATATGGGAGGGACGGCCCGTCTGTGAGAGGGGCACCGAGGATGATATAGGGAAAATTGTAGACCGTTCGCTGGAGAGCCCCGACAGAGAGGAACGGTTCGGCCTGTTGAAGCAGGCTGTCATCTGTTTCGACGAGGCTGCCATTTTCACCATTCACGGTTTCTGCCAGCGCGTTCTGGGCGATTACGCCTTTGAAACGGGTTCCCTGTATACGGTGGAAATGATCACGGATCAGGGTGAAATAGTACGGGAGATCGTGGAAGATTATTACCGGAACATGATCGTGCCGGCTCCGGCGCCCGTGGCGGCATACCTGCGGTCCCGGAAATTTACCGTGGATATGCTCATGGCCTTCATCGGCGTCGCCATCAATCATCAGCTCGTGGAACTCAGGTATCCCCGTGACGCCGTTCAGGAAAATGCCCTGCTGGCCTGGAATTCAGTGAAGAATGAATGGAAAACCTCTGCCGAGGATATAAAAAATATCCTCATGACTTCGCCGGATCTGAATAGAAACATTAAAAACGGATTCAAACATCAGTCCCTGGAAACGCTTTTCCGGCAGGTGAATTTCTGCATGGACCATGACGATGCCGATTACGGTGTGTTTTCGAAGTTCGCGGCGTCCAATATGGCTGAGCAGACAAAGGCAAAAAAGACAACGCCGGAACACCCGTTCTTCGACCTTTGTCAAAACCTTGTGGATGCCATGGAATCGAACATGCACCGCCTGAAGGGTGAACTCTTCCGCTTCGTGCGTGATGAACTGCCGCTGCGGAAGGAACGGAACAATGTCCAGTATTTCGACGATCTCCTGGTCCGGCTCTATGATGCGCTCAAATCGGAAGGACAGGGTGAAATGCTGGTGCGCGCTCTCAGGGGAAAGTACAGGGCCGCCCTTATCGATGAGTTCCAGGATACGGACGCGCTGCAGTATTTCATATTCAACGGCATATTCAACCACGGCGATGGGATTCTTTTTCTTATCGGAGATCCGAAACAGTCAATTTACGGATTTCGTGGAGCCGATGTATTTTCGTATATAGAAGCCTCGGGTAAAATCGCCAAAAAGCACACCCTGAAGATAAACTGGAGGTCCGAAGCGCCCCTGGTCCAGGCCTTCAATGAACTTTTCGCCAGGGAGAATCCCTTTGTTTTTCAGGGGATAGGGTATGAAGACGTGGAAGCGGCAGGCAGGGCCGATGAGAGTCCCCTGCTTGTCAACGGAGAAAGGCGGCCCCCCCTGGTTATATGGAACTATCCCTCGGAGCAGCCTCTGTCAAAAGGAGCGGCGCAGCCCATGATCATCGAGAGAGTTGTGGCCGAGATACAGCACCTTCTTTCCGGCGGGGCCGTCCTGGGCGGTAGCAGGGTCAGGCCCGGTCATATCGCCATCCTGGTACAGAAATGGTATGAGGCGCGTGACCTGAAGCTGGCCCTTGATGCCGCCGGTATCCCCGCCATCATGAGCGGCGTGGCCGGCGTGTTCGCCTCCGGTGAAGCCCGTGATCTCATGCTCGTCCTTCGGGCCGTGGCGGAGCCTTCAAACGACTCATCCATGCGCGGGGCCCTGGTTACGAACCTCATGGGGTATGATCCTCCTTATTTGGAAAACTTCAACCGTGATGATGTCCTCCGTGAAGAATGGCTCCAGAGGTTCAGGGAGTATCACCGCCTGTGGGAAAAGAAGGGATTTATCTATATGATTTCCAGCCTTTTTTTCGACAACGGTATAAAGACGGGTCTGATGGCCGCCACGGACGGTGAGCGCCGTCTCACCAATCTCTTTCACCTCGTGGAACTCCTGCACCGGCAGTCGCTGCATGGGGTCACGGGTATGCATGATCTCGTCAAATGGTTCATGGAACGAATTGGCGATGAGAAGACCCGCAGCGAGGAATATGAACAGCGCCTCGAAAGCGATGAAAACGCTGTCAGGATCGTGACAGTCCATCGCAGCAAGGGTCTCCAGTACCCCATTGTTTTTTGTCCCTTCCTGTGGGACACCGCCGATCTCCGGGATGAGAGCGCCTTCACCTATCATGACGGGACAAAGGAATATCTCGCCGTCGGTATCGATGACGCTGCTGCCGTTGAAGCAGCGGGCCGCGAATCCCTTGGGGAGAAGCTGCGGCTTTTCTATGTTGCCGTGACAAGGGCCCAGCACCGATGCTACCTGGCCTGGGGGAATTTCAATAAAACCGGGGGAAGCGCCGCCTGGTATCTGCTCAACGATATGGAGGAACGCCTGGGGCACAGCAAAGTGATCAGTATTGAGGAAGCCCCGCTCATGGGTGCTTCCAGGTATGAACGTTCCCTGCCCGATACGGAATATGCCTGCCGGAGTTTCAGCGGCGCAATTACGCGGCGTTGGAAAATAAGCAGCTTCTCCGCTCTTGCCGGGGGGCATTCGTACGCCGGGGTCGAGGACCGCGACGGCCTGGCCGGAGAAACCACGGAAAAGGCGCAGGGTGCGGCAGTTTTCCGGGATCGAACCGCTGTCCTTCCCGGGGGAGCCCGTACGGGGACGGCCCTCCACAGAATATTCGAGCTTATTGATTTTACGGCGCCGGACCTGGAAACAGTGATTCCCGCCGTTCTCGCCGAGTATGACCTCTCCGGGAAAAACGGCTCTGCCGTCGAACTGGCAGGGGACATGGTGAAAAGGGTACTGGCGGTTCGTCTGGGGGAGGATGATTCCTTTACGCTGTCCATGGTGCCATGGGAGGACCGGCTTACGGAACTGGAATTCTTTTTCCCCATCGGGCATCTTTCTCCCGATTCCCTGCAGTGCATTGACGCCGATATACGCATCGGTGAGGTGGAGGGGTTTCTTCATGGCTTCATTGACTGCATCTTCCGTGTCGGCGAACGGTATTATATTATCGACTGGAAATCCAATTACCTCGGTGATTCGCCCGAAGACTACGGGGAAGAAAAACTTCGCGAGGCCATGAAAAAGCACCGCTATGATCTGCAGTATCATATATACACCGTGGCCCTTCACCGCTACCTGTCCCTCACTCTCGGGGACTATTCCTATGAAAATAATTTCGGCGGGGTGTACTACATTTTTCTCCGGGGAGCCGATCCCGGGACGCGGTACGGCATTTTTTATGACCGGCCCGGCAGGGAAAAAGTTGAAAAGATCATGACGATGATGGCAGGCTGA
- the recC gene encoding exodeoxyribonuclease V subunit gamma — MTGTPGIHLYTSNRLEALAHEAARVLREDPAPSPFHREVIMVQTEGMKRWLSLRMADHNGIFSNGLFISPAELLSMIERDVISASYAGSPFERNAFPWTIMKFLDETAGEDHDLSIVTDYAAGNALKLYQVSSKIADMFDQYAIYRPQMLQAWESGKLFYESPHELWQRKIWLALKERHGSRYPNRYTSLMSCLRALESPDAEAMNRLPRRVLVFGISVLPDFYISLLRGLSAHTAVHLFLMNPCRYYWGDIRSDRELARLRMKLKNRDTTLEEYHYEKGNTLLASMGKSGRDFFSSIYSGGDMDAAEESFFDEPQGETLLMRIQGDILNLSENGGEVREKKPLDPRDASVRVASCHSAMREVEVLHDYLLSLFDEDSTLMPSHVLILTPDINAYAPYIDAVFGTASENVRFPYSIADRSISSANRIAGLFLGLCDLAVSRLEASKVLTLLGAEPVRDHFGLDLAALDQLQQWVADTGIRWGADGAFREKLGLPGYEENTWIAGLDRMILGYAMAGGGEAFFHDVLPFDRIEGTLAGVLGKFMTFMARVLELVEGVGKARSLSAWRLFFIDMLDSFFMTTDEKENEFRYIRNQLDLLETVEKTTGFSEVVDFAVMKHFFTERFDNEMTSRGFITGGLTFSSMVPLRSIPFRVICLLGMNDEAFPRRTRPPGFDLMALSPLPGDRNTRESDRYLFLETLLSARERLYISYEGRSIRDNSEMLPSNLVVELLDYIEKNYISSNPGGIRDRIVVEHPLQSFSPRYFAGGDDRLFSFRQDNCDAAKRLSSQGKPGRNFYRYRIPLPNLTEEFGDMSVEELIRFLKNTSAHFLGRRLHVDMAPVQAQYDDRELFVLDRLSRYMLSDDLLKHFLVNGEDRGLMEIYRAKGLLPHGTAGQLDYERLSARIRDFGGRITRAVAGKECSRRVLSIPCGDVKLSAAVKNLYDDELILFRPSGLKPMDRLRLWIYHLYLCTAGYPVKSTFLSYNAELSMEPVEGAADILRGIIDLFREGLGRCVPFFPASSWAYYEGLFQGRDPGHASALKKAMGKWNDGFEIAGERESDPYVELCFGGMDIRDMTDDFVNCARIVFRDYNLHAREEAVND, encoded by the coding sequence ATGACGGGAACGCCGGGAATTCATCTCTATACCAGCAACAGGCTTGAAGCTCTCGCCCATGAGGCCGCCCGCGTTCTCCGCGAGGACCCGGCCCCTTCACCGTTTCATCGCGAGGTGATTATGGTCCAGACCGAGGGAATGAAGCGGTGGCTCTCGCTGCGCATGGCGGACCACAACGGCATCTTTTCCAACGGACTTTTCATATCACCGGCTGAACTCCTTTCCATGATAGAACGCGACGTCATATCCGCCTCGTATGCCGGTTCCCCCTTCGAAAGGAACGCCTTTCCCTGGACCATTATGAAATTTCTGGACGAAACGGCGGGGGAGGATCATGATCTGTCCATCGTGACAGACTATGCTGCAGGCAACGCGCTCAAGCTCTACCAGGTTTCTTCGAAGATCGCCGATATGTTTGACCAGTACGCCATATACCGGCCGCAGATGCTCCAGGCCTGGGAATCGGGGAAGCTGTTTTATGAAAGTCCCCATGAGCTGTGGCAGCGGAAAATCTGGCTTGCCCTGAAGGAGAGACACGGTTCCCGGTATCCTAACCGATATACCTCACTGATGAGCTGCCTGCGCGCCCTGGAATCACCGGACGCCGAGGCGATGAACCGGCTTCCGCGAAGGGTCCTGGTCTTCGGCATATCGGTACTTCCCGATTTTTATATCAGCCTGCTTCGCGGTCTGTCCGCCCATACGGCGGTACACCTATTTCTCATGAATCCCTGCCGGTATTACTGGGGGGATATCCGCTCGGACCGGGAACTGGCGCGCCTGAGAATGAAACTGAAAAACCGGGACACGACGCTCGAGGAATACCATTATGAAAAGGGAAATACCCTCCTGGCCTCCATGGGGAAATCGGGCAGGGATTTCTTTTCATCGATATATTCCGGCGGCGATATGGATGCCGCTGAAGAATCATTTTTTGATGAACCGCAGGGGGAGACGCTTCTGATGCGGATACAGGGAGATATTCTTAACCTATCGGAAAACGGCGGGGAGGTACGGGAAAAAAAACCCTTGGATCCCCGCGACGCCTCGGTTCGGGTCGCCTCGTGCCACAGCGCCATGAGGGAGGTGGAAGTTCTCCATGATTACCTGCTGTCTCTTTTTGATGAGGATAGCACCCTCATGCCGTCCCATGTTCTCATACTGACGCCCGATATCAACGCCTATGCCCCCTACATCGACGCCGTGTTCGGCACGGCCAGCGAGAATGTCCGTTTTCCCTATTCCATCGCCGACAGGAGCATAAGTTCGGCCAACCGTATAGCCGGGCTCTTCCTCGGCCTCTGCGACCTGGCCGTGAGCCGCCTTGAAGCATCAAAGGTGCTCACCCTCCTGGGAGCAGAACCGGTCCGCGATCATTTTGGTCTTGACCTGGCCGCCCTGGATCAGCTCCAGCAATGGGTTGCCGACACAGGCATCCGATGGGGAGCCGACGGTGCTTTCAGGGAAAAGCTGGGTCTTCCGGGATACGAGGAAAATACCTGGATTGCCGGCCTGGACAGGATGATCCTGGGCTATGCCATGGCCGGCGGCGGGGAAGCCTTTTTTCATGATGTCCTTCCCTTCGACCGGATCGAAGGGACCCTGGCAGGCGTGCTGGGAAAATTCATGACCTTTATGGCCAGGGTTCTGGAACTGGTGGAGGGAGTCGGGAAAGCCAGGAGCCTGTCGGCGTGGCGCCTGTTTTTTATTGATATGCTCGATTCGTTTTTTATGACCACCGACGAAAAGGAGAATGAGTTCCGGTACATCCGCAACCAGCTCGACCTGCTTGAGACTGTTGAAAAGACAACGGGTTTTTCAGAGGTCGTGGACTTTGCCGTCATGAAGCATTTTTTTACGGAACGCTTCGATAATGAAATGACCTCGCGGGGCTTTATAACGGGCGGACTGACCTTTTCGTCCATGGTGCCTTTGCGCAGCATTCCTTTCCGCGTCATCTGTCTCCTGGGAATGAACGATGAAGCCTTTCCGCGGCGCACCAGGCCTCCGGGATTTGACCTCATGGCCCTCAGTCCCCTGCCCGGCGACAGGAACACACGGGAAAGCGACCGCTATCTTTTCCTGGAGACGCTTCTCTCGGCCCGGGAAAGACTGTATATCAGCTACGAGGGAAGGAGTATCAGGGATAACTCCGAGATGCTTCCTTCGAACCTGGTGGTGGAGCTCCTGGATTATATTGAAAAAAATTATATTTCATCGAATCCCGGCGGAATCAGGGACCGCATTGTCGTGGAGCATCCCCTGCAGTCTTTCAGTCCCCGTTATTTTGCCGGCGGCGACGACCGCCTCTTCAGCTTTCGGCAGGATAACTGTGACGCGGCGAAAAGGCTCTCCTCCCAGGGAAAACCGGGACGAAATTTTTACCGGTATCGCATACCCCTCCCGAACCTCACTGAAGAATTCGGGGATATGAGCGTGGAGGAACTGATCCGGTTCCTGAAAAACACCTCGGCCCATTTTCTGGGGAGGCGTCTCCATGTCGATATGGCTCCTGTACAGGCGCAGTATGATGACCGGGAGCTGTTTGTCCTGGACCGGCTGTCGCGCTATATGCTGTCCGATGATCTGCTGAAACATTTTCTTGTTAATGGAGAAGATCGCGGTCTCATGGAGATTTACCGGGCCAAAGGCCTGCTGCCCCATGGTACGGCGGGACAACTCGATTATGAAAGACTGTCGGCGCGCATCCGTGACTTCGGCGGAAGGATAACCCGCGCCGTGGCCGGAAAGGAATGCAGCCGGCGGGTCCTTTCAATCCCCTGTGGGGATGTTAAACTTTCGGCGGCGGTAAAGAATTTGTATGACGATGAGCTGATTCTTTTCAGGCCCTCGGGCCTGAAGCCCATGGATCGTCTCCGGCTCTGGATATATCATCTTTATCTTTGCACCGCCGGCTATCCCGTTAAAAGCACGTTTCTCTCTTACAATGCGGAGCTGTCCATGGAACCGGTTGAGGGCGCCGCGGATATACTCCGGGGAATAATCGATCTCTTCCGCGAGGGACTCGGGCGCTGCGTACCCTTCTTCCCCGCCTCCTCCTGGGCCTATTATGAAGGTCTTTTCCAGGGACGGGATCCGGGCCATGCGTCAGCCTTGAAGAAGGCTATGGGTAAATGGAACGATGGTTTTGAAATTGCCGGCGAGCGGGAAAGTGACCCCTATGTTGAGCTCTGTTTCGGCGGTATGGATATTCGGGACATGACTGATGATTTTGTAAACTGCGCCCGTATCGTGTTCAGGGACTATAATCTCCATGCCCGCGAGGAGGCAGTGAATGACTAG
- a CDS encoding glycosyl hydrolase family 5: protein MELSKLHIDGQWFTDEYGRRVILRGVNLGGDCKVPWPDGGTHIPTDFSDHREVSFVGRPFPLDEAHEHLSRLRGWGFNVLRLLTTWEAVEHRGPGEYDEEYLDYYAKICDMAGRYGLFVFVDFHQDVWSRMTGGDGAPCWLFEKIGIDYTKISAADAALVMQMKYDYSDPRPRQEENYPTMNWFTNYRYSVNGIMWTLFFAGRDFAPEMLIDGKNVQDYLQGHYIDSMVQVAKRVKDMPHVLGFDSLNEPGQGWIGSAMDLSDVDYYKGEPEMPGIIWSPVNALAASHGLCLEVPMAKVSLLKGRPVPRGTVTVNRNRVSIWLPGHTDPFQSAGAWELKGDGSFAILRNDFFRTVKGKPVEFEEDCLSPFMGRVADAVRSIRKDWMIFGEKPAEKAFYHPRLSGSMPENFINATHWYDNVILGLKMVSYPVTRDLLRDRWVFGLRNIENMYVHQLGRFREASTAINGGCPTLIGEFGIPYDINGARAYRKWDRGKRNGRIWKKHVQALDLMYNAMDRLFLNSTQWNYTASNRNDLRAGDGWNQEDLSIFSRDQQTDKNDSSSGGRALEGFVRPFARLVQGTPLEMKFDLMSGLFVLVFEADPDIPEPTEIFVPALQYPRGYAIEAQGADIVEDREGQVVFLKARKKERLAVRISRS, encoded by the coding sequence ATGGAACTTTCAAAACTGCACATAGACGGGCAATGGTTTACCGATGAGTACGGCCGCAGGGTAATTCTCCGCGGCGTCAACCTGGGCGGGGACTGCAAGGTGCCCTGGCCCGACGGCGGGACTCATATTCCCACGGATTTTTCCGATCACCGCGAGGTTTCCTTTGTCGGCAGACCCTTCCCTCTCGATGAGGCCCATGAGCACTTGTCGCGTCTTCGCGGCTGGGGGTTTAACGTGCTGCGGCTCCTCACCACCTGGGAGGCCGTGGAGCACCGGGGACCAGGGGAATATGACGAGGAATATCTCGATTATTACGCGAAGATATGTGATATGGCCGGCAGGTACGGCCTGTTTGTCTTTGTCGATTTTCACCAGGATGTATGGAGCCGCATGACCGGCGGTGACGGCGCTCCCTGCTGGCTCTTTGAAAAAATCGGTATTGATTACACGAAGATAAGTGCCGCTGACGCGGCCCTGGTGATGCAGATGAAGTACGATTACAGCGATCCCCGGCCCAGGCAGGAAGAAAACTATCCCACCATGAACTGGTTCACCAATTACCGGTACAGCGTAAATGGTATCATGTGGACGCTCTTTTTCGCCGGCCGTGACTTCGCACCGGAAATGTTGATTGACGGTAAAAACGTCCAGGACTATCTGCAGGGGCATTATATCGATTCCATGGTCCAGGTGGCGAAACGGGTGAAGGATATGCCCCATGTGCTGGGCTTCGATTCCCTCAATGAACCCGGCCAGGGATGGATCGGCAGCGCTATGGATCTCAGTGATGTCGATTATTACAAAGGGGAACCGGAAATGCCGGGCATAATCTGGTCGCCCGTGAACGCCCTGGCAGCTTCCCATGGCCTCTGTCTCGAGGTTCCCATGGCGAAGGTTTCCCTGCTGAAAGGGAGGCCCGTGCCCCGCGGGACCGTAACAGTCAACAGGAACAGGGTCTCCATCTGGCTGCCGGGACACACCGATCCCTTCCAGTCGGCAGGGGCCTGGGAACTGAAAGGGGACGGCTCTTTTGCCATACTGCGCAATGATTTCTTTCGGACCGTGAAGGGAAAGCCCGTTGAATTCGAAGAGGACTGCCTGTCTCCCTTTATGGGCCGTGTAGCCGATGCAGTCCGTTCCATAAGGAAGGACTGGATGATTTTCGGTGAGAAGCCGGCCGAAAAGGCCTTTTATCATCCCCGTTTAAGCGGAAGCATGCCGGAAAACTTCATCAATGCCACGCACTGGTATGACAACGTGATACTGGGCCTGAAAATGGTGAGCTATCCCGTCACCAGGGATCTGCTCAGGGACCGGTGGGTTTTCGGGTTACGCAATATCGAAAACATGTATGTGCACCAGCTGGGTCGTTTCCGGGAAGCCTCGACAGCGATCAACGGGGGCTGTCCCACGCTTATAGGTGAATTCGGCATTCCCTACGATATAAATGGGGCACGGGCCTACAGGAAATGGGACAGGGGAAAGCGGAACGGCAGGATATGGAAGAAGCACGTGCAGGCCCTGGACCTCATGTACAATGCCATGGACCGGCTCTTTCTTAATTCCACGCAATGGAACTATACTGCCTCGAACCGAAACGATCTGCGCGCCGGCGATGGCTGGAACCAGGAGGATCTGAGCATTTTTTCACGCGATCAGCAGACGGACAAAAATGACAGCAGCAGCGGCGGCAGGGCACTGGAAGGCTTTGTCCGTCCCTTTGCACGGCTGGTACAGGGAACGCCGCTGGAAATGAAATTTGACTTGATGAGCGGGCTTTTTGTGCTGGTCTTTGAGGCAGATCCGGATATTCCTGAGCCTACGGAAATATTTGTTCCGGCACTGCAGTATCCCCGGGGATATGCGATTGAGGCCCAGGGAGCGGATATCGTCGAGGACAGGGAGGGCCAGGTTGTTTTTCTGAAGGCACGGAAAAAAGAAAGGCTTGCGGTGAGAATATCCCGCTCGTGA